The Solanum pennellii chromosome 11, SPENNV200 sequence CAgttccaaaacttattaactaTCGTTTCCCAAAACttgaaagtcatcacaacaacgacatctaatctccaactattaagtctaagagtataaaagaaaccaaaataataaaataaagtaacttGTGTCCGAAAATTGAGGACATTAGGTaatgaccgagagaatccaatccaagcttgaatgaatagctcacccttgaacctGATATGCCGAGACTTGCTAGAGCTAAGGGCGAGTCAAATTTTccggtacacttgctgcactgcatgaaaggaaaacaaagaaaaattcaagtaggctcagtacgaggcaacatatactgagtaggtatcatcggccaattTTAATcgaaactaatatacaatgaataatagtatgaacacAAATTATTGCACTTAACATATggtaagcaacaaacaacatgaacaagtgtcaacaacactaaagtaagtatgtaataagtcaacaatatcaagatcatccatgaggactcatgcctccaactAAACCCATTTGGGGAATtgaattctttgagattgagtgcATTCCgttaattcaatatgtttttcctttaatagtatcatgtcggaacatgacacttcGATTCAGTTATATCGTgtcagaatgtgacactccaatccaagaataccgtgtcggaacgtgacactccgatccaataatgcTGTGTCGAATGTGACACTCCGTCCAAGaataccatgtcggaacgtgacactccgatccaataataccattaatttatcttttattatcaccactttcaattcattgataatatttcatcaagccttcttcattcaaggcattactttgatagagagggttcaagattacaAATTCCACGGTCtaaggatttcagaccaatcacaaaccacacaatcacacaatcaagtacatagaggaCTTCACAATAtgattcaatgcatatcaatcactattaagagtttactatcaaataacataaatcataacATATCTCCACcaaagaaccgaagtcaagttatatatatacatacaaaatttgtaagttaacaagTCTATAAACACTCATAGTATTCTATGTCTAGTCTAGGATCCAAAAATTCACATAATTCGATAATAAATTTCCTAAAATTCAAACTTAAGGGTAAGTCTTAAAACCTCCAATTAGCAtatttttagtgaaatttaaataatttgatgcaccaaatatttaattacttatctcaatataaaaattatagtttagAATATAGTAACAAATTGTATTGTTTAAAAGTTAGTCACTGGTTACAGAATGGCAGCGAACACCTCAACTATAGCCGACACTTTTATATCCTTAATCAATATTGTCAAATTATTGCTTCCTCACTTTCATCAAATGTCCTAACCAATCAGTGATACAAATTCATGCATATTACCAGTAATACCTTTCCCCTTCAATATTCCATTAGTCCACTAACTATACATGCAATGAAATAATTACCtattttatatagaaaaaaaactGAATTTATAACTGAGATATCAAAATTATGTGCAACATCCAAGACCTTCACTTTCGTGCAACTCCATTCAatctatataatataaataaaatatagtcGTACTAACTTAGTTCACTGCAAGGCATTAATTGCTCATTAAGAGGCCCTACAATAATTCCCAGATTAACTCATGTGAAAGGCCtaataagttaataaaataacaataataaaaaacagTCAAACACAACAACCCGTGTAACCTTCATTCTTCTCGAATCAACAAGTAGTAAAAAAATTTCTACGCCTACAAACTATACCTTTCCtaaatcattacattcatgACAAGATTATTGTATTTTGAATCCATATAAAAACTTAAATGTAATTTCAAAAGGGACATTAATTGATAACTGGCCAACAGAAAACTAAATGGAAGGGGCTACGAAGGGTTTGTAATACCTGAGGCTGCCTTCGATCCAGGGAAAGGCTTTTTGCTCACCCCACGAAAGGTGCATGGGTTGACTCTATTTCTTTCTATGAGTTAGCAGGTGAGAAGCAAAGACTAGTGATTAGAAATCCGGCTGACATTGAACTTAAACTAGCTGCTGCCATTGAAAGAGAAGAGAGCTCCGTGACTTCCGGGCTTAGCTCTTTTCCGGTGCAGATGAATGTGCGGCTttctcattctcttctttttatttttaatttattgggcaacttttacatatagcaaacaaaaaaatcatatttgtatgctataacaaagtttgcataattgcgctccatagcaaacatataactgtataattcgctatacatatacaattgtataattcgctggctcgctatacatatacaattgtatgattcgctggcctaaattgtataatttgctcgcctatttcactgcaattgtataattctcTGGCCTATTTCGTTGCAATATGggtataaaatttgctttgcatacaattgaatcgaagtaaaatgtttgtatattgtataattataagtgtataggaagaagatatatgtttttctctcgctttatacaaaaacagaaacacaatttatacacttctgttgtataaagcaagagaaaattgtatttcactgcaattgtataattcgctggcctttttcgctgcaatttttgtataaaatttgcatttgtatacaattgaatcgaattaaaatgtttgtaaattgtataattaagtgtatagcacgaagatatatatttttgcatatgtatatacaattttctctcgctttatacaaaacataaacacaatttatacacttttgttgtataaagcgagagaggcgagcagagggagagtggcgagtgagaatgggagagtggcaagcgagaggtttgggagagaggcgactgacaaACTTTGCAAACGTTAGCTATGTGGCACAGTTAAATCAAACGGTAattacttcatttattttaggttattagtttgctattatatacaattatcctttattttattttctatggATTATTTACTAACCTAACTATAAAAAGTAACaataaaaaggaataaatatataagtggtttaaatgattcattattaattttaattattcaaattaccccatacttatataattttaattaagaatagtccaaaatacctATTTAAAATCTATCGCAGTAGTCTTTTATGTGTGAAAAACTCTAGTAGTCAATACGACTAAATGAGTCGTGACAAACTTCTACCATtgtaatgaagaaaaataaaattttcaaacaaaacccaatgaaaagaaaatatatgtgtataaaaatatagtcatcataaaaaggagaaaaaacaCAATTACAAGATAACCTGATAAAGAAGAACCATAAAGATCACTTCTAAAACCATACGAGAGTCGTGAAATTGAAGGactttggaaaaaaaaatatgtaatatagtAATTTTTGAAAGAGGAAGTACTGAAAAGTATTAAGATGGCAAGCATGGAAACATAACGGTAAAACGTGCCTAACCATAATTGATTAAGCATATGATgataattttgtcatttaataCTCATTTATATACctattaaaaattgaattctaTAGGTAATTATTTTtgctatttaatatttaattatatccataaaataaaaatagagtaaaCTATAGCTATTGTTGAACAAAAGAAACAGAATCTGTATTTCTAGAACATCTCCATTGATGGAGCTTGATGaagaaatagaagaagaagTGAGGAAGAAGAGATAATACTCTTCTCAGATGTAAATTGATAGAGTGGTGTAAAACCACAAAATGCAAAGTGTGTTACAAAAGAATCTGCAGCAGctatatatacacataactAACTCTAACAGATTATTCAacaactaactaactaatggAAATGCAACTAACTAATTGAAATGTAACTAACTAATTGAAAAGCTATAACTAACTAGTtgtttacatatataaatatcaataccccccctcaagttggaggtGTAGCAAGCAGATCCAACTTGCTTAAGATTGCTGAATGCTTCACTCCAGTGAGTGCTTTGGTTAGAATATCAGCAAGTTGGTCACCAGTTCCAATATGATGCAATGAAATCAACCCTTCTTGAAGTTTAGCTCGCACAAAATGACAATCGACTTCAATATGCTTCGTTCTTTCATGGAATACAGGATTCTTGGCAATTTGTAATGCTGACTGGCTATCACAGAAAACAGGAAAAGGACTAGCACATGGCACAGTTAGCTCTTCAAACAATCTGCTTAACCATACCAATTCCCCTACTACTTTTCTAATGGATCTgtattcagcttcagctgaAGAAAGAGATATAGTCTCTTGTTTCTTCGACTTCCAACTAACAGGACTTGATCCCAACAATACAATGTAGCCAGTAACTGACTTTCTTGAATAAGGACAGGATGCCCAGTCTGAATCACAAAAAGCTTGGACCTGGTAGTCATTAGTAGAAGACATGAGCAAACCCAAAGTTGGATCTTTCTTTAGATATCTAAGCAGATGATATGCAGCCTGTAAATGAGGCTCTCTAGGTTCCTACATAAACTGACTCAGATGCTGTACTCCATATGCAATATCTAATCTTGTATTGGTGAGAAAATTTAACTTTCCAATCAACTTTCTATATGACTTAGGATTTTCCAGAAGTTTCCCTTCACTGGCTTTGAGCTTGATTGTAGAATCAAGAGGAGAAGCAAGACTAGAGTATTCTGTGCAGTTATACTCTTTGAGAAGATCAAGCACAAATTTTCTCTGAGAAATAAGCATTCCAGCTTCTGTATATAGTATTTCCAAACCCAAAAAATAGTGTAGCTTTCCCAAATCCTTGATTTTGAATTGGTTATGAAGATAGTTCTTTAACTGATCAATCTCTTCAGCATCATTACCAGTAAGTAGAATATCATCTACATACACAGCTATAAACACAGTGGAAGGACCTTGTTTTCTATAGAACAAAGAGTAGTCATTTAAGGAGTTACTGTATCCCCTAGACTTCAAAGCATCAGACAATTTAGCATACCATTGTCTGCTGGCCTGTTTTAAACCATATAGTGACTTGTTGAGTTTACAAACCATGCCTTTAGTAGTAACATCTAAACCCTGTGGAACATCCATGTATACTTCTTCATGCAACTCTCCATGAAGGAAAGCATTGTTGACATCCAACTGGTATATATTCCAGTGCTTCTTTACAGCAGTGGCTATTAAAACTCTCACAGTTGTCATCTTGATAACTGGAGAAAAAGTCTCTGTATAATCTACTCCATAGTGCTGAGTGTAACCCTTTACAACTAGCCTTGCTTTGTACCTTTCTATGCTCCCATCAGCCTTATGCTTTACCTTATAGACCCATCTACATCCAACAGCCTTTTTACCAGCAGGAAGTGGCATAAGCTCCCATGTATCATTGTCATGTAATGCAGTCAACTCTTGTGTCATTGCTTCTTGCCAAGCAGGATTCATTGCAGCCTCATTAAATGATGATGGTTCACAATCATGTGACACACTCAATATAAGTGACTGACTATCAGGATACAAGGATGTAGAAGCTATATGATGGTGATGTGAAAAAGATGCATGTAAAGAGGTCATGTAGTCTTTAAGGTAAACTGGAGGTTTATGGGTCCTAGTAGATTTTCTGATGGGAGGATCATATTCTGAGGATGTGAGGTTTGGTGGAGGAGAAGTAGTCAAAATGGGATCACATTGCTCAGGTTCTGGAGAGGTGAGACCAacattatcattatcaaaaAAGACATTATCAAATGTAGAACTTGAAGAAGGATTGTTGATAGGAAAATTGATGATATTGGAAAAAGGAAATACTGTTTCATGGAACACAACATCTCTAGAAATATGTACTTTCTTGCTGCTTAAACTCAACACCTTGTAACCTTTAACTCCAAAAGGATATCCTAGGAATACATGAGGTGTAGCTCTAGGTTCAAATTTTGTTCTTTGATGTTTGGGTGTAGTAGGAAAACAAAGGCAGCCAAAACTTCTCATGTGAGAATATTGAGGCTCTTGATTATATAATATAGTAAAGGGACATTTGTTGTGAAGATAAGCAGAAGGAAGTCTATTGATTATATATGTGGCAGTAAGTATGCATTCCCCCCAATATTTGATAGGTAATTTGGATTGAAAAAGGAGAGCTCTAGCTGTTTCTAATAGGTACTTGTGTTTTCTTTCTaccacaccattttgttgtggtgtataAGGACAAGATTTCTGATGTAATATTCCTTTGGATTGAAAATAAAGGATAGATTCTTGATTTACAAACTCAAGACCATTATCTGATCTTACTGTTTGAACACTTGTCTTAAACTGATTTTCTACCATGTTGACAAAAGATTTTACAATATGTAAAGCATTACTTTTACAACTCAACAAATGTGTCCATGTAGTTCTACTAAAGTCATCAACTAAGGTAATGAAGTATTTAAAATTGTCATGAGTGGGTACATGATAAGGACCCCATAAGTCTATATGCAGAAGTTCAAAAACTTTTGATGTATTATGAGTCTTAGGTGGAAAAGAGAGTCTAGTCTGCCTGGCCATAGGGCAAATATTGCAAGTAAAAGGCTGTTTAGATGAAAAATTCACAGGAATGGATGTAATCcctttcatttttataaaaggCACATGCCCAAGTCTATAATGCCACAACAAATCATTACAAGAATCATGAGATAAAAGAGGTACAGAATCAGAAACTACATTATTTGTGGTACTAGGAATTGTGTCCATTACAGCAGATTCAGCATTCTGAGAATTGAATAAAGGTTTGCAAGAATGATAGATGGTACTGCAAGAATGAGAGAAACATTGACATTGAGAGCCTATCCTATTGTTGTGAGAAGAACAAGGTATTGAAGATGAGACCTGTGAAGTGAATGGactgtcttttttcttttttaaacagtcTGAGCAAAGGAAGTATAATCCATCTTGTTCTCTACCAATCTCCAGAGGCCTCTTCATTGAAGGGCCCTGCAAGGTACAAGATGAGTTAGAGAATGATGCAGTACAATTGAGATGTAGAGACAAGGAGCTAATGGAAATCAAATTGTACTTAAAGGAAGGGATAAAAAGAACTCTGAACAATGTGATCATGTCATTGATTCTAACATCTCCAACTTTAGTCACCTTAACTTTGTATCCATTTGGTAATTTAACTAAAAGAGGATATGGTAGGTTAGTAATATGTGAGAGATGGTTGATGTTAAAGGTCATGTGATGTGTAGCTCCTGAATCTAGTATCCATAAATCAGTCCTTGATTTGAGACATCCACACGACAGTTTATCAAAATCAATAGATGAGTTGCAAGCTATCATACCTGCGAAGTTTGCAGCTCCACAAGTTACTTGCTCCTCAGAATCTACACCTTCAGATTGCTCTAATTGAAGGTGCTGTAACAGGTTAATAAGCTGACCACATTGCTCATTGGTGAGATTAGCACTACAGGCTGTATGAGCATCAGTTTTTCCCATTGATGAATCTGCAAAAACATTAGCTGCCACTCCTTTACCTCTAGTGTATTTATTACTTGCATTGTAATTGGTTTGTACCCTTTGGTTCTGAACATTATTGTATCTTTGCTGATTAACACCTTGTCCACTAGAAGAGTTATTTTGATTGGGATAACCATGTAACTTGTAACATTTATCAATGATATGCCCTGATCTCTTGCAATGTTCACAGAAAGGTCTAGGCCTATTGTTTGCAGGATAATTGCTTGGTGCATAATTTGTTCTGAATACTCTTCCTCCTGTTGAGTTTGATGAACTAGCATTAGCAGAATTTGACCTTCCACCTGATGGATTAGATGAACCAACACGTATGGATGAATTCATTGAACTTCCTTCAGCAAACATTTGACTGTGTGGCTTAAACTCCCTTTGCTTCTCTTCTTGTACAAGTAATGCAAAAGCTTGAGCCATGGATGGTAGTGGATTCATCATCAGAATACTACCTCTAATAACAGTATAGACTTCATTAAGCCCCATTAGAAATTGGATCAACCTTCGATCTTGTTCAGCCTTATGCATAATCTCTTTACCTCCACAGCTGCAAGCACAACTACACTGGTTCTTGATGCTCAGATTGCTCAATTCTTCCCAGAGTTTCTTCATCCTAGTGTAGTACACAGTGACATCAAGAACTCCCTGACTCAGATCATTGATATCCCTTTGGATTTGAAACAATTTGGCACCATTCGTTTGATCATATCGATCTTCTAACTCTTTCCATAACTCTACTGCATCAGAAACATACTCAACACTGTCTGCAATATCTTTGCTAAGGGAATTAAGGATCCAAGATACTACCATATTATCACATCTCTCCCATTGGCAATATTGTGGAGATGTTGAAGAAGGGCGTTTGAACTCTCCAGTAATGAATCCTAATTTATTCTTCAGAGATAATGATCTCATTACACCTCGTCGCCATGA is a genomic window containing:
- the LOC107003666 gene encoding uncharacterized protein LOC107003666, which produces MVETSGQTSTSGTGGNIIDVSSPLYIHPSDNPSLILVPVAFEGIGYRSWRRGVMRSLSLKNKLGFITGEFKRPSSTSPQYCQWERCDNMVVSWILNSLSKDIADSVEYVSDAVELWKELEDRYDQTNGAKLFQIQRDINDLSQGVLDVTVYYTRMKKLWEELSNLSIKNQCSCACSCGGKEIMHKAEQDRRLIQFLMGLNEVYTVIRGSILMMNPLPSMAQAFALLVQEEKQREFKPHSQMFAEGSSMNSSIRVGSSNPSGGRSNSANASSSNSTGGRVFRTNYAPSNYPANNRPRPFCEHCKRSGHIIDKCYKLHGYPNQNNSSSGQGVNQQRYNNVQNQRVQTNYNASNKYTRGKGVAANVFADSSMGKTDAHTACSANLTNEQCGQLINLLQHLQLEQSEGVDSEEQVTCGAANFAGMIACNSSIDFDKLSCGCLKSRTDLWILDSGATHHMTFNINHLSHITNLPYPLLVKLPNGYKVKVTKVGDVRINDMITLFRGPSMKRPLEIGREQDGLYFLCSDCLKKKKDSPFTSQNAESAVMDTIPSTTNNVVSDSVPLLSHDSSFYLQYLPYGQAD